In Halobaculum rubrum, the following are encoded in one genomic region:
- a CDS encoding pyridoxal phosphate-dependent aminotransferase: MHEPTARVRACDRSRIRVMFDLAQELEREGRDLVRLEVGEPDFDTPEHVVDAAVDAARGGHTHYTSNAGLPELRAAISDTLAREYDVEHAADEILTTTGGMEALHLAFLATVDPGSEVLLPSPSWPNYWTQAKLADATPVEVPMPAPEYDLDADTLVAEMTEDTSLVVLCSPSNPTGRVADPDEVRAVVDAAADHDAYVIADEVYAKLTYDRDPTGIAALTRHPDHVLTVGSCSKTYAMTGWRVGWLAGDPTVVDEATKVRESTTACTGSVAQHAAISALTGPQEPVEAMYDAFRERRDYVADRLADMDGVTAPEPEGAFYAFVNPDTDEASLPLAKRLCEEAGVVLAPGDGFGEAGQGQLRLSFANSMERLGEGLDRIEAAL, encoded by the coding sequence ATGCACGAACCGACCGCCCGCGTCCGCGCGTGTGACCGTTCCCGGATCCGCGTGATGTTCGACCTCGCGCAGGAACTGGAACGCGAGGGCCGCGATCTCGTCCGCCTCGAGGTGGGCGAACCCGACTTCGACACGCCCGAGCACGTCGTCGACGCCGCCGTCGACGCCGCCCGCGGGGGCCACACCCACTACACGAGCAACGCCGGTCTCCCCGAGTTGCGGGCGGCCATCTCCGACACCCTCGCGCGCGAGTACGACGTGGAGCACGCCGCCGACGAGATACTCACGACCACCGGCGGGATGGAGGCGCTCCACCTCGCGTTCCTCGCGACCGTCGACCCCGGCTCGGAGGTCCTTCTCCCCTCGCCGTCGTGGCCGAACTACTGGACACAGGCGAAGCTCGCGGACGCCACGCCCGTCGAGGTGCCGATGCCCGCGCCAGAGTACGATCTGGACGCCGACACCCTCGTCGCGGAGATGACCGAGGACACCTCGCTCGTAGTTTTGTGTTCACCCTCCAACCCAACCGGCAGGGTCGCCGACCCCGACGAGGTCCGGGCGGTCGTCGACGCCGCCGCCGATCACGACGCGTACGTGATCGCCGACGAGGTGTACGCGAAGCTGACCTACGACCGCGACCCGACCGGGATCGCGGCGCTGACGCGCCACCCCGACCACGTGCTCACGGTCGGCTCCTGCTCGAAGACGTACGCGATGACGGGCTGGCGCGTCGGCTGGCTCGCCGGCGACCCGACGGTCGTCGACGAGGCGACGAAGGTCAGGGAGTCAACGACCGCCTGCACCGGAAGCGTCGCCCAGCACGCCGCCATCTCCGCGCTCACCGGGCCACAGGAGCCCGTCGAGGCGATGTACGACGCGTTCCGGGAGCGCCGCGACTACGTGGCCGACCGCCTCGCCGACATGGACGGCGTGACGGCACCCGAGCCGGAGGGCGCCTTCTACGCGTTCGTGAACCCCGACACCGACGAGGCGAGCCTCCCGCTCGCGAAGCGACTGTGCGAGGAGGCCGGCGTCGTGCTCGCGCCCGGCGACGGCTTCGGCGAGGCCGGACAGGGTCAGCTGCGGCTCTCCTTCGCCAATTCGATGGAGCGGCTGGGGGAGGGACTGGACCGGATCGAGGCGGCGCTGTAG
- a CDS encoding SDR family NAD(P)-dependent oxidoreductase gives MPVALVTGSSRGIGAAIAERFAADSYDVVVNYHTSADAAAETAAAVRQHGRDAEIVQADVSDPDDAARLVDTAVEELGGLDHVVNNAGIDQHVYTEDLDPADFDRVMDVNVNSVFNVTKAALPHLRESDAEPTPSVTNVSSILAYTGAPIEVHYAGSKGALLSVTKSHARDFAPDVRVNAVAPGHVETDMTSDRSEEEATAEKERIPMGYYGQPDDIADAVAYLRDARFVTGETLNVNGGELMR, from the coding sequence ATGCCAGTCGCACTCGTCACGGGTTCGTCGCGGGGTATCGGCGCGGCAATCGCCGAACGCTTCGCCGCCGACAGCTACGACGTGGTCGTCAATTACCACACCTCCGCCGACGCCGCGGCCGAGACCGCCGCGGCCGTCCGCCAGCACGGGCGGGACGCGGAGATCGTACAGGCGGACGTGTCCGACCCCGACGACGCCGCGCGCCTCGTCGACACCGCGGTCGAGGAACTCGGCGGACTCGACCACGTCGTCAACAACGCCGGCATCGACCAGCACGTCTACACCGAGGACCTCGACCCGGCGGACTTCGACCGGGTGATGGACGTGAACGTCAACTCGGTGTTCAACGTCACCAAGGCCGCGCTCCCGCACCTCCGGGAGAGCGACGCCGAGCCGACGCCGTCGGTGACGAACGTCTCCTCGATCCTCGCGTACACCGGCGCGCCAATCGAGGTCCACTACGCCGGCTCGAAGGGTGCGCTGCTGTCGGTGACGAAGAGCCACGCCCGCGACTTCGCGCCCGACGTCCGGGTGAACGCGGTCGCACCCGGACACGTCGAGACGGACATGACGAGCGACCGCAGCGAGGAGGAGGCGACAGCGGAGAAAGAACGGATCCCGATGGGCTACTACGGCCAACCCGACGACATCGCCGACGCGGTGGCGTATCTCCGCGATGCGCGCTTCGTCACCGGCGAGACGCTGAACGTGAACGGCGGGGAGCTGATGCGGTAG
- a CDS encoding SHOCT domain-containing protein, giving the protein MATLLGVLAQTGPHGPMGSGAGGGMAGGGWAGGTMGGGLFPWLGPWGGLIGLLVVVLLLGAVVYALGTLATREGGDEGGGDDALEILERRYARGELDEEEYEVRRQWLRGE; this is encoded by the coding sequence ATGGCAACGCTGCTCGGCGTACTCGCACAGACCGGTCCGCACGGACCGATGGGATCCGGAGCTGGCGGCGGCATGGCCGGCGGCGGCTGGGCCGGCGGGACGATGGGGGGCGGCCTGTTCCCGTGGCTCGGCCCATGGGGCGGACTGATCGGACTGCTGGTCGTGGTCCTCCTCCTCGGGGCCGTCGTGTACGCCCTCGGCACGCTCGCGACCCGCGAGGGTGGCGACGAAGGCGGCGGCGACGACGCACTCGAGATTCTCGAGCGTCGCTACGCCCGCGGCGAACTCGACGAGGAGGAGTACGAGGTACGACGGCAGTGGCTGCGGGGAGAGTGA
- a CDS encoding cupredoxin domain-containing protein: MSDDTLSRRTFVAATAAAMAGTAGCVAGSSEESGGGAGGADSPTATATATATGTETHDDDGHGDDGHQEDTHSDEETESSHDDGGSSDHGHGVPEEPSASATVNLVTADGGYHFDPHVVWIEEGATVTFHNESGSHSATAYAPANDKPRRIPEGGTAFDTGLLTESGAEREVTLDTPGVYDYYCTPHEGVGMIATVVVGKPDPHDAAGLSEPQSSLPSGAREKIHGLNETVNEMLGHTH, encoded by the coding sequence ATGTCAGACGACACGCTCTCTCGACGGACGTTCGTCGCAGCGACCGCCGCCGCCATGGCCGGGACGGCCGGCTGCGTGGCCGGTAGCAGCGAGGAGTCCGGCGGCGGCGCCGGCGGCGCCGACTCGCCGACGGCGACGGCGACGGCGACGGCGACCGGAACCGAGACTCACGATGACGACGGCCACGGCGACGACGGGCACCAAGAGGACACCCACAGCGACGAGGAGACCGAGTCGAGCCACGACGACGGGGGCAGCTCGGACCACGGCCACGGGGTACCCGAGGAGCCGTCGGCGTCCGCGACGGTGAACCTCGTCACGGCCGACGGCGGCTACCACTTCGACCCGCACGTGGTCTGGATCGAGGAGGGCGCCACCGTCACGTTCCACAACGAGTCCGGCAGCCACTCGGCGACGGCGTACGCGCCGGCGAACGACAAGCCCCGGCGCATCCCCGAGGGCGGAACGGCCTTCGACACGGGGCTGTTGACGGAGTCCGGCGCCGAGCGCGAGGTGACGCTCGACACGCCCGGCGTCTACGACTACTACTGCACGCCCCACGAGGGAGTCGGGATGATCGCGACCGTCGTCGTCGGAAAGCCGGATCCGCACGACGCGGCGGGGCTCAGCGAGCCACAGTCGTCGCTCCCGTCGGGGGCCCGTGAGAAGATTCACGGCCTCAACGAGACGGTCAACGAGATGCTCGGACACACGCACTGA
- a CDS encoding winged helix-turn-helix domain-containing protein, whose protein sequence is MSEDRTAADVLDLLGDEYARSILAAVSTGAKSAAELGEHCDMSVSTVYRRAEALVERDLLVERVRIDPDGHHESVFEPAVERLAVEVRDGSLDVDVEQPNEDAVDRFTRVWEDIRES, encoded by the coding sequence GTGAGCGAGGACCGGACCGCCGCCGACGTGCTCGACCTGCTCGGGGACGAGTACGCCAGGTCTATCCTCGCGGCCGTGAGCACCGGCGCCAAGTCGGCCGCGGAACTCGGGGAACACTGCGACATGTCCGTCTCGACGGTGTACCGGCGGGCGGAGGCGCTCGTGGAGCGGGACCTCCTCGTCGAGCGGGTGCGCATCGACCCCGACGGCCATCACGAGTCGGTGTTCGAACCGGCCGTCGAGCGCCTGGCGGTGGAGGTACGGGACGGCTCGCTCGACGTCGACGTCGAGCAGCCGAACGAGGACGCGGTGGACCGGTTCACGCGCGTCTGGGAGGACATCAGGGAGAGCTAA